The following coding sequences lie in one Sphingomonas sp. M1-B02 genomic window:
- a CDS encoding FtsB family cell division protein: MTRTSPIRSLLRRAGLPAAVLMAVGFFGYNAALGPTGVVATKALKTELAQKDVEYAALAKKRAELKNRVELLDPKRGADPDMVDELVRKQLNVARPDEVIVPLDK, translated from the coding sequence ATGACGCGCACCTCACCGATCCGTTCGCTCCTCCGCCGTGCCGGGCTTCCCGCCGCGGTGCTGATGGCGGTGGGCTTCTTCGGCTACAATGCGGCGCTCGGCCCGACCGGGGTCGTGGCGACCAAAGCGCTCAAGACCGAGCTGGCGCAGAAGGATGTGGAATATGCGGCGCTCGCCAAGAAGCGGGCAGAGCTGAAGAATCGGGTCGAACTGCTCGATCCGAAGCGCGGCGCGGATCCGGACATGGTCGACGAGCTGGTACGCAAGCAACTCAACGTCGCGCGCCCCGACGAAGTGATCGTTCCGCTCGACAAGTGA
- the pdhA gene encoding pyruvate dehydrogenase (acetyl-transferring) E1 component subunit alpha, translating to MAKSPARQAPTLPAASNRERPAEPERFKASKDQLLEFYKQMLLIRRFEEKAGQLYGLGFIGGFCHLYIGQEAVAVGLQSALDGDKDSVITGYRDHGHMLAYGIDPKVIMAELTGRGAGISRGKGGSMHMFSTEKKFYGGHGIVGAQVSLGTGLAFAHKYNEDGGVAMSYFGDGASNQGQVYESFNMAELWKLPIIYVIENNQYAMGTSVNRSSSEDQLYKRGESFRIPGIQVDGMDVLACRGAAEEALAWVRAGKGPIILEMKTYRYRGHSMSDPAKYRSREEVQSVRDKSDPIEAVKRELETLGVTEEQLKPLEQEIRKVVNEAADYAEQTPEPDPAELYTDVLVESY from the coding sequence GTGGCCAAATCACCGGCGCGTCAAGCACCGACACTCCCCGCAGCATCCAATCGCGAGCGTCCCGCCGAGCCGGAACGGTTCAAGGCATCGAAGGACCAGCTGCTCGAATTCTACAAGCAGATGCTGCTGATCCGCCGCTTCGAAGAGAAAGCCGGCCAGCTTTACGGCCTCGGTTTCATCGGCGGCTTCTGCCACCTTTATATCGGCCAGGAAGCGGTCGCGGTCGGGCTCCAGTCGGCGCTCGACGGCGACAAGGATTCGGTGATCACCGGCTATCGCGACCATGGCCACATGCTCGCTTACGGCATCGATCCGAAGGTGATCATGGCCGAGCTGACCGGGCGCGGCGCCGGCATCAGCCGCGGCAAGGGCGGCTCGATGCACATGTTCTCGACCGAGAAGAAGTTCTACGGCGGGCACGGCATCGTCGGTGCGCAGGTCTCGCTCGGCACCGGGCTCGCCTTCGCGCACAAGTATAACGAGGATGGCGGCGTCGCCATGTCCTATTTCGGCGACGGCGCGTCGAACCAGGGCCAGGTCTATGAGAGCTTCAACATGGCCGAGCTGTGGAAGCTGCCGATCATCTATGTGATCGAGAACAACCAATATGCCATGGGCACGTCGGTCAATCGGTCCTCCTCCGAGGACCAGCTCTACAAGCGCGGCGAATCTTTCCGCATTCCCGGCATCCAGGTCGATGGGATGGACGTGCTGGCCTGCCGCGGCGCGGCCGAAGAGGCGCTGGCCTGGGTGCGCGCGGGCAAGGGTCCGATCATCCTGGAGATGAAGACCTATCGCTATCGCGGGCACTCGATGTCCGATCCGGCCAAATATCGCAGCCGCGAGGAAGTCCAGTCGGTGCGCGACAAGTCCGATCCGATCGAGGCGGTGAAGCGCGAGCTCGAAACGCTGGGCGTGACCGAGGAACAGCTCAAGCCGCTCGAGCAGGAGATCCGCAAGGTCGTCAACGAAGCGGCCGATTACGCAGAACAGACGCCCGAGCCCGATCCGGCCGAGCTGTATACCGACGTGCTGGTGGAGTCCTACTGA
- the eno gene encoding phosphopyruvate hydratase: protein MTAIIDIHARQILDSRGNPTVEVDVMLEDGSFGRAAVPSGASTGAHEAVEKRDGDKSRWGGKGVQDAVDSVNRDIAEEVLGMDAEDQSDLDREMIDLDGTENKSKLGANAILGVSLAAAKAAADARGLPLYRYVGGVNAHVLPVPMMNIINGGEHADNPIDFQEFMIVPVGAANIVEAVRCGSEIFHTLKKKLSEKGLATGVGDEGGFAPALSSTTDALDFIMSSIEAAGYSPGDDVMLALDCAATEYYKDGAYRMVGEGKTLSSAENVDFLADLAARYPIFSIEDGMAEDDWEGWKLLTERLGAKCQLVGDDLFVTNPKRLQRGIDGAYANSLLVKVNQIGTLTETLEAVSLAQRSAFTAVMSHRSGETEDATIADLAVATNCGQIKTGSLARSDRLAKYNQLIRIEEELGDAAVYAGRSVLK from the coding sequence GTGACCGCAATCATCGACATCCATGCCCGCCAGATCCTCGACAGCCGGGGGAACCCGACGGTGGAAGTCGATGTGATGCTGGAGGATGGCAGCTTCGGCCGCGCGGCGGTGCCCTCGGGCGCGTCGACCGGCGCGCATGAGGCAGTCGAGAAGCGCGACGGCGACAAGAGCCGCTGGGGCGGCAAGGGCGTCCAGGACGCCGTCGATTCGGTCAATCGCGACATCGCCGAGGAAGTGCTCGGCATGGACGCTGAGGACCAGTCCGACCTCGATCGGGAGATGATCGACCTCGATGGGACCGAGAACAAAAGCAAGCTGGGCGCCAACGCGATCCTGGGCGTGAGCCTGGCCGCCGCCAAGGCCGCGGCCGACGCGCGCGGGCTGCCGCTCTATCGCTATGTCGGCGGGGTCAACGCGCATGTGCTGCCGGTGCCGATGATGAACATCATCAATGGCGGCGAGCATGCCGACAATCCGATCGATTTCCAGGAATTCATGATCGTGCCGGTGGGCGCGGCGAATATCGTCGAGGCGGTGCGATGCGGCTCGGAGATTTTCCATACGCTGAAGAAGAAGCTGTCGGAAAAGGGGCTGGCGACGGGCGTCGGCGACGAAGGCGGTTTCGCGCCGGCGCTCTCCTCCACTACCGATGCGCTCGATTTCATCATGTCGTCGATCGAGGCGGCGGGCTATTCGCCGGGCGACGACGTGATGCTCGCCCTCGATTGCGCCGCGACCGAATATTATAAGGACGGCGCCTATCGCATGGTGGGGGAGGGCAAGACCCTGTCCTCCGCCGAGAATGTCGATTTCCTGGCCGATCTGGCGGCGCGCTATCCGATCTTCTCGATCGAGGACGGCATGGCCGAGGACGATTGGGAGGGCTGGAAGCTGCTGACCGAGCGGCTCGGCGCCAAGTGCCAGCTTGTCGGCGACGATCTGTTCGTGACCAATCCAAAGCGGCTGCAGCGCGGCATCGACGGCGCCTATGCCAATTCCTTGCTGGTGAAGGTCAACCAGATCGGGACGCTGACCGAGACGCTCGAGGCAGTGAGCCTGGCGCAGCGTTCGGCCTTCACCGCGGTTATGTCGCACCGCTCGGGCGAGACCGAGGATGCGACGATCGCGGATCTCGCGGTGGCGACCAATTGCGGGCAGATCAAGACGGGCTCGCTCGCGCGCTCGGACCGGTTGGCGAAATATAACCAGCTGATCCGGATCGAGGAGGAGCTGGGCGATGCCGCGGTGTACGCCGGGCGCTCGGTCCTGAAATGA